In Leptidea sinapis chromosome 41, ilLepSina1.1, whole genome shotgun sequence, the following are encoded in one genomic region:
- the LOC126976510 gene encoding derlin-2, whose product MAYQTILQEYMLIPPVTRAYTTACVVTTLAVQLDLVSPFQLYFNPTLILTRYQIWRFITTFLFFGNLGFNFFFNMIFTYRYCRMLEEGSFRGRTADFVVMFVFGSVLMVICAFFVNLVFLGQAFTIMIVYVWSRRNIHIRLNFFGLMNFHAPYLPWVLLGFSVLLGNSISVDLVGMAVGHIYFFLEDVWPRQRGGQKLLKTPNFIKKLFDPPVREYPEMPELANIRPGGFNWNEPVDNEVNG is encoded by the exons atGGCATATCAAACAATACTTCAAGAATACATGTTAATACCTCCCGTAACCAGAGCATATACTACAGCATGTGTGGTTACAACATTAGCAGTG caATTGGATCTTGTATCACCATTTCAACTATATTTTAACCCAACTTTAATCTTGACAAGGTATCAGATATGGAGGTTTATCACAACATTCCTCTTCTTCGGGAATTTAggatttaatttctttttcaatATGATATTCACATACAGATACTGTAGAATGTTGGAGGAAGGATCATTTAGAGGAAGGACAGCAGATTTTGTTGTTATGTTTGTGTTTGGATCAGTGTTAATGGTT ATATGtgctttttttgtaaatttggtATTTTTAGGACAAGCATTTACAATTATGATTGTGTATGTGTGGTCGCGACGTAATATTCATATTCGATTAAATTTCTTTGGACTTATGAATTTTCAT GCTCCTTATTTACCATGGGTCCTTTTAGGATTCTCAGTGCTTCTTGGAAATTCTATATCTGTGGATTTGGTTGGAATGGCAGTtggtcatatttattttttcttggaAGATGTCTGGCCAAGACAAAGAGGAGGGCAAAAACTCTTGAAGACCCCGAATTTTAT aaaaaaattatttgaccCACCGGTGCGTGAATATCCTGAAATGCCAGAGCTTGCCAATATCCGACCGGGTGGATTTAATTGGAATGAGCCAGTTGATAACGAAGTGAACGGATAA